The following proteins are encoded in a genomic region of Moorena sp. SIOASIH:
- a CDS encoding filamentous hemagglutinin N-terminal domain-containing protein — MLSWYSKLSIVLLASSIAWIVDHQAAYSQITPDQTLGAEQSKFTPQEFRDLIEGGAIRGSNLFHSFREFNVNEGQNVYFANPNGIANIITRVTGSNISQIFGTLGVQGTANLYLINPNGINFGNNARLDIRGSFIATTADGIRLGEQGLFSATEPETSDLLTIQPGAFFTNALRQHQAQIRHQGNLAVGSRQRLILSADTITSTGSLRAPAGTVEVSGSQISLLDNTAINVSGPNGGGSVVIGNQQTSRTFIGPNVEIRANAIAQGNGGRVIISGNDITGFYGNIRARGGEISGNGGYVEISGQEYLMFRGNVDTSAMNGFAGTLLLDSTDIIIANGPEEDAIDEINLDIINNSDTADVILTTPLSQLDNLAATTIYETLIEDLSKNNNFVLQATNDIVINDLEDNSLNLTPGSELMVFTADADRDGVGDFRMEDTSFDTIRTHGRNIAITGANITVGNIDTSIPPVGDTGELLETATVISDSPGVPFEFIFISGAISEETDVDLYQIFLTGGGTFSARTTEGTELDTQLFLFDEEGIGIYANDDDTDCGGCVQSFLPPGTPLTPTEPGIYYLAISGFGVEPVSEAGDIFPDGDDTGDFTSIDEADELGSDSPLVGWEDRSGFDIGEYTIILTGVEAEISTFTEFNESAQIADSGSISLNATNGTIRTNDLQTISIGGEGGSITLQATEDIVLDESLVRTYGVRGGGDLTVTSRNLSMNDADILAVAARTGNAGDVTITVTDTVDVSQSILSTGVIPNATGNGGDLTIDTQNLIVRDGSQVGSGTYGDGDGGTVTIRAQEIDVVGIGEVELLVETSNNNSSFSGLFTDVLPRATGDGGTIFIDTERLRVREGASINTSTAGEGDGGLISIQAKEIEVIGTSPDGQFRSNLIAGVNRRATGNGGNLTIDTERLTVGDGAELRASTSGVGNAGNVEINATERVTLSGFSPALGFSSAISANTESRATGIGGEIFIETPTLSLDNGAVITAISQSDASAGEISLDVDTLALIDGAQIFTSSFKGGDAGNITINASENITLSGIDPTYNERLARVGRNSVDPDGSASAIASRATQTGQAGSLNLNTKTFSVSDRALVTVSSTGTGVAGTLNISADTIQLDNGFLNAKTSAGDQGNITLSNAKLIVLRNNSEITTNARDTATGGNITITTDFLVTSKGSNITANAILGRGGNITISAIGIFSDRTSKITASSQLGIDGSVTLNTPEVNPAQALDKLPVDVVDTSNQIITDCAANSGNSFLVTGKGGIPANPAGVLRGQVVVPDLRLMVDQETTQLSNRRRSRSWRKRTLGYNRPDQAQPITKKKSPIIEAQGWIINQQGIVELVPYPAQGNYSSWNSSLNYPFNCHQISP, encoded by the coding sequence ATGTTATCTTGGTACTCAAAACTCTCTATTGTTTTATTAGCCAGCAGCATAGCTTGGATAGTTGATCACCAGGCGGCTTATTCCCAGATTACCCCCGATCAAACCTTGGGAGCAGAACAGTCCAAGTTCACTCCCCAAGAATTTCGAGACTTAATTGAAGGTGGTGCCATTCGAGGCAGTAATCTGTTCCATAGTTTCCGGGAATTTAATGTTAATGAGGGACAAAACGTTTATTTTGCTAACCCGAATGGTATTGCTAACATTATTACTCGTGTAACAGGCAGCAATATCTCACAAATATTCGGGACTTTGGGAGTACAGGGAACAGCAAATCTCTACTTAATTAATCCCAATGGTATTAATTTTGGCAACAACGCTCGCTTAGATATCCGTGGCTCATTTATTGCTACTACAGCCGATGGCATTAGGTTAGGGGAGCAAGGACTATTTAGCGCCACAGAGCCGGAAACCAGTGACTTACTGACCATCCAACCTGGTGCTTTTTTTACCAATGCTCTACGTCAACATCAAGCTCAGATCAGGCATCAGGGTAACTTAGCTGTTGGTAGTCGGCAACGTCTAATCCTATCAGCAGATACCATCACTAGCACCGGTTCTTTGAGAGCACCAGCAGGAACAGTAGAAGTCAGTGGTTCCCAGATTAGCTTATTAGATAATACCGCGATTAATGTGTCTGGCCCGAACGGTGGGGGGAGCGTTGTAATTGGTAACCAACAGACTAGCCGCACCTTCATTGGTCCTAATGTCGAGATTCGTGCTAATGCGATCGCACAAGGCAATGGCGGTAGAGTAATTATTTCAGGGAATGATATCACTGGATTTTACGGCAACATCAGGGCTCGTGGTGGGGAAATTTCTGGTAACGGTGGTTATGTAGAAATATCAGGGCAAGAATACCTAATGTTTCGGGGAAATGTTGATACTAGCGCCATGAATGGTTTTGCTGGAACCTTATTACTCGATTCCACAGATATCATCATTGCTAATGGTCCTGAAGAGGATGCCATAGATGAAATTAATCTTGACATTATAAATAATTCCGACACAGCGGATGTTATTCTAACTACTCCATTAAGTCAGCTTGATAATCTCGCAGCTACGACTATCTACGAGACCCTAATAGAAGATTTGTCAAAAAATAATAATTTTGTTCTACAAGCAACCAATGATATTGTAATAAACGACTTAGAGGATAACTCCCTAAACTTAACACCAGGGAGTGAACTAATGGTGTTTACTGCTGATGCAGATCGGGATGGGGTAGGGGACTTTCGGATGGAAGATACCTCGTTTGACACCATCCGCACCCATGGACGGAACATTGCTATTACCGGTGCGAATATAACCGTTGGTAACATTGACACATCAATTCCCCCGGTTGGAGATACCGGAGAATTGCTTGAGACAGCTACAGTTATTAGTGATTCTCCGGGAGTGCCATTTGAGTTCATATTCATATCTGGCGCGATTAGCGAAGAAACTGATGTAGACCTGTACCAAATCTTTCTGACCGGGGGGGGGACTTTTTCGGCTCGCACCACTGAGGGGACTGAGTTAGACACCCAGTTATTCTTGTTTGATGAAGAGGGTATAGGAATTTATGCCAATGATGATGACACCGACTGTGGTGGTTGTGTTCAATCATTCTTACCACCAGGCACCCCCCTAACCCCAACGGAGCCAGGAATTTACTATTTAGCCATTAGTGGTTTTGGTGTAGAACCAGTCAGTGAAGCAGGAGACATATTTCCCGATGGAGACGATACAGGGGATTTTACCAGTATTGATGAAGCAGATGAGCTTGGCAGTGACTCGCCTCTGGTAGGTTGGGAAGATAGAAGTGGTTTTGACATCGGTGAATATACCATTATTCTAACTGGTGTTGAAGCAGAAATCTCTACATTTACCGAATTTAATGAATCAGCCCAGATTGCTGATAGTGGATCCATCTCCCTGAATGCGACCAACGGCACGATTAGGACAAACGATCTCCAGACCATTTCCATTGGTGGTGAGGGAGGAAGTATAACCTTACAAGCAACAGAGGATATTGTTTTGGACGAGAGCTTGGTTAGGACTTACGGTGTCAGGGGCGGTGGGGATCTCACAGTTACCAGTCGTAACTTGTCGATGAATGACGCAGACATCTTAGCGGTTGCGGCACGGACAGGAAATGCTGGAGATGTAACTATCACAGTGACGGATACGGTTGATGTATCCCAAAGTATTTTGTCCACTGGTGTGATCCCAAATGCGACCGGTAATGGGGGAGATTTGACTATCGATACCCAGAATCTGATCGTACGGGATGGGTCACAGGTAGGCTCTGGAACCTATGGTGATGGAGATGGGGGTACTGTGACAATTCGGGCTCAAGAGATAGATGTGGTGGGAATCGGGGAGGTTGAGTTATTAGTTGAGACGTCAAACAATAACTCATCCTTTAGTGGCTTGTTTACTGATGTCCTACCCAGAGCCACAGGGGACGGAGGAACTATATTCATTGATACAGAACGTCTGAGAGTACGAGAAGGAGCAAGTATCAACACCTCTACTGCTGGTGAGGGTGATGGGGGTTTGATATCGATACAGGCTAAAGAAATAGAGGTGATTGGGACATCACCTGATGGTCAGTTTCGCAGCAACTTAATCGCAGGGGTGAACCGAAGGGCTACGGGAAATGGGGGTAATTTGACCATAGACACTGAGCGCTTGACGGTAGGGGATGGAGCGGAATTACGGGCTTCTACTTCGGGTGTTGGTAATGCTGGTAATGTTGAAATTAACGCTACAGAAAGGGTTACTCTGTCTGGCTTCAGTCCCGCCCTTGGCTTCTCTAGTGCTATCTCTGCTAACACCGAATCCAGGGCAACTGGGATTGGTGGTGAAATTTTCATTGAAACCCCCACCCTCAGTCTGGATAATGGGGCAGTGATCACGGCTATAAGTCAGAGTGATGCTTCAGCTGGTGAAATTAGCTTAGATGTGGATACCCTGGCATTAATCGATGGCGCTCAGATTTTTACTTCTAGCTTCAAAGGTGGTGATGCCGGTAATATTACTATCAATGCTTCTGAGAACATCACTCTGTCTGGTATTGACCCTACCTACAACGAGCGATTAGCGAGAGTTGGACGAAACAGCGTTGACCCAGATGGGTCAGCTAGTGCGATCGCATCTCGGGCAACCCAGACAGGCCAAGCGGGTTCCCTTAACCTAAATACTAAGACATTTAGCGTTAGCGATCGCGCATTGGTAACGGTGAGCAGTACAGGTACCGGTGTTGCTGGAACCTTGAACATCTCTGCTGATACCATCCAACTCGACAATGGTTTCCTCAATGCTAAAACCTCTGCTGGAGACCAAGGGAATATTACCCTCTCTAATGCGAAACTAATTGTCTTACGCAACAACAGTGAGATAACAACTAATGCCAGGGATACTGCTACTGGTGGCAATATCACTATTACCACTGATTTTTTAGTGACATCAAAGGGTAGTAACATCACTGCCAATGCCATTTTAGGACGTGGGGGAAATATCACGATTTCGGCCATTGGAATTTTTAGCGATCGCACTAGTAAGATTACGGCTTCCTCCCAACTTGGTATTGATGGTAGCGTTACTCTCAATACTCCAGAAGTTAACCCCGCCCAAGCCTTAGACAAGCTACCTGTAGATGTAGTGGATACCAGCAATCAAATCATCACCGATTGTGCAGCAAACAGCGGGAATAGTTTTTTAGTTACCGGAAAAGGAGGAATCCCCGCTAACCCAGCTGGGGTGTTGCGGGGTCAAGTGGTGGTACCGGATTTGCGGCTGATGGTTGATCAAGAGACTACACAATTAAGCAATAGGAGAAGAAGCCGGAGTTGGAGGAAAAGGACTTTAGGGTATAACAGGCCAGATCAGGCACAACCAATCACTAAAAAGAAATCACCTATTATTGAAGCTCAAGGATGGATAATTAATCAGCAGGGCATTGTGGAGTTGGTTCCTTATCCTGCCCAAGGTAACTATAGTAGTTGGAATAGTAGTTTGAATTATCCATTCAATTGCCATCAAATTAGCCCTTGA
- a CDS encoding cupin-like domain-containing protein gives MVINIQQQKAKFPTIDISSSPKVNRITALNYWLLFLYRYYFVGRKKHGPYGSPWCVEQMKKIENSIKTHSIPYGDAPTLPIPELSIDEISPEQFHEVYLKANTPVVFRGAAKHWKAVQTWTPQFFADNYGNELVSTRVRANELNEEALRYVDIPVSEVVENIKNGGTYYPGHTEDLFNRNPSLRDALDLKTLGEYLSIRQKRIMSTQLFMSAGGVRSGWHSTGGPNLFTMVYGRKEWTLAHPQHSMWMHPITRKDMFYAATMIDWKKSHDEIEADGYPLYRYIPKFTTTLKPGDVLFSPQWWWHCVDTPEPSIGIASRAINNLLIGHELFSLMWITSNRFRQTVWTCFKDGWGSDAASGAKLAFEFDQQEFTRRVSI, from the coding sequence ATGGTAATTAACATTCAACAACAGAAAGCAAAATTTCCGACGATCGATATCAGTTCATCCCCTAAAGTCAATCGCATAACAGCTCTAAACTATTGGCTACTTTTTCTTTATCGTTACTACTTCGTGGGGCGCAAGAAACATGGACCTTATGGCTCACCTTGGTGTGTTGAGCAAATGAAAAAAATTGAAAATAGCATTAAAACTCACTCTATACCTTATGGAGACGCACCCACACTGCCAATTCCTGAATTGAGCATTGATGAAATTTCTCCAGAACAATTTCACGAAGTATATCTTAAAGCTAATACTCCGGTTGTCTTTCGGGGAGCAGCAAAACACTGGAAAGCTGTGCAAACTTGGACTCCCCAATTTTTTGCTGACAACTATGGAAACGAATTGGTGTCCACCCGCGTCCGTGCTAACGAACTAAATGAAGAGGCACTACGCTACGTAGATATTCCCGTATCCGAGGTCGTAGAAAACATCAAAAACGGTGGAACCTATTATCCCGGACACACTGAGGATTTATTTAACAGAAATCCTTCACTGCGTGATGCTCTCGATCTCAAAACACTTGGAGAATACTTGAGTATTCGACAAAAAAGAATCATGTCAACCCAGCTTTTCATGTCTGCAGGAGGGGTGCGTTCGGGATGGCATTCTACCGGAGGGCCAAACCTTTTTACCATGGTATATGGGCGTAAAGAATGGACTTTAGCTCATCCTCAGCATTCTATGTGGATGCATCCGATAACTCGCAAAGATATGTTTTATGCGGCTACCATGATTGATTGGAAGAAGAGCCATGACGAAATTGAAGCGGATGGATATCCCTTATATCGCTACATCCCCAAATTCACTACAACCTTAAAGCCGGGGGATGTTCTGTTTTCTCCCCAGTGGTGGTGGCACTGTGTAGATACTCCTGAGCCTTCTATTGGCATTGCCTCACGAGCTATCAACAATCTGCTCATAGGTCATGAATTATTCTCGTTGATGTGGATTACCTCAAATCGATTCCGCCAAACCGTTTGGACTTGTTTCAAAGATGGTTGGGGTTCAGATGCAGCAAGTGGTGCAAAACTTGCCTTTGAGTTCGATCAACAAGAATTTACCAGAAGAGTATCTATATAA
- a CDS encoding MAPEG family protein has product MEPALYWYSLSVVVLFLKMFALSSYQGFYRLSKRVFVNSEDAQVFKKPAAEKELPQVRRAAQAWRNDLENIPIFLGLGTAYVLVGASPKAATLLFPLFTIARLLHTLTYLLGIQPWRTVAYGVGILCLFAMSWNIGTVLLGLG; this is encoded by the coding sequence ATGGAACCAGCTCTTTACTGGTATTCATTATCTGTTGTTGTCCTGTTTTTGAAGATGTTTGCACTTTCATCTTATCAAGGGTTTTATCGTCTCAGCAAGCGTGTCTTTGTGAATTCAGAAGATGCCCAAGTCTTTAAGAAACCAGCCGCAGAGAAAGAATTACCTCAAGTCCGGCGAGCAGCCCAAGCTTGGCGTAATGACTTGGAGAACATTCCCATCTTTTTGGGTCTCGGAACAGCTTATGTCCTGGTCGGAGCTTCTCCCAAAGCCGCAACTTTGCTGTTTCCTCTTTTCACAATTGCGCGGCTGTTGCATACATTAACCTATCTTCTCGGTATACAGCCCTGGCGAACTGTTGCTTATGGAGTGGGAATCCTTTGTCTATTTGCTATGAGCTGGAATATAGGCACAGTCTTATTAGGACTAGGCTAA
- a CDS encoding ThiF family adenylyltransferase — MTPSMTSADYFLNRSLPLLTPQGIEHLATKKVVVAGCGGIGGAMALTMCRLGIGAFHLADPADFDPPDMNRQWGAMGSTMGKNKAEVYRELVLDINPDAQVQVFNQGLTQDNQDEFLKGADILVDCLDASVPYELRETMHQKARELGIFSVVAPILGFGCFALCSSPEGMGMEFWTRTFRNAKQSTALPDIFKEWFVPEQIDVIGKSLQIGKVPTLAVGPVIGSSLLATECIAYLLDGIIPGSRKPIVLPKAMFFDLFRMNYKIVDVTEIRPQFEGEAA; from the coding sequence ATGACACCATCTATGACTTCAGCAGACTATTTTCTCAACCGAAGCTTACCTCTACTAACCCCTCAGGGTATAGAACATTTAGCCACAAAAAAAGTTGTTGTAGCTGGATGTGGCGGTATCGGGGGCGCAATGGCTTTGACTATGTGTCGCTTGGGAATTGGTGCTTTTCACTTAGCAGATCCTGCGGATTTCGATCCCCCTGATATGAACCGACAATGGGGGGCTATGGGTTCAACTATGGGAAAGAATAAAGCAGAGGTTTATCGAGAACTCGTTTTAGATATTAATCCTGATGCTCAAGTCCAAGTCTTTAACCAAGGTCTTACTCAGGATAATCAGGATGAGTTTCTCAAAGGTGCGGATATCTTGGTGGATTGTTTGGATGCATCAGTCCCCTATGAGCTTCGAGAAACCATGCATCAAAAAGCCCGTGAATTAGGAATATTTAGCGTAGTTGCCCCGATTTTGGGATTTGGTTGCTTTGCTCTGTGTTCTTCACCTGAAGGTATGGGTATGGAATTCTGGACGCGGACTTTTCGCAATGCTAAACAGTCCACTGCTCTTCCAGACATTTTCAAAGAGTGGTTTGTACCGGAGCAAATTGATGTTATTGGCAAGAGTTTGCAAATCGGGAAAGTTCCCACACTCGCCGTCGGTCCGGTAATTGGTAGTTCCTTACTGGCAACTGAGTGTATTGCCTATTTGCTAGACGGAATTATACCAGGCTCGAGAAAGCCTATTGTTTTACCAAAAGCCATGTTCTTCGATCTGTTTCGGATGAACTATAAAATTGTGGATGTAACTGAAATTCGCCCTCAGTTTGAAGGAGAAGCTGCATGA
- a CDS encoding beta-eliminating lyase-related protein, whose product MNFAERMQVLELTGHNLDIVPGKHIELDLQTDSLMHQSLSVVGYESSPKQGSESVNPEQIFSKNFGFPYVMAVSQGRLAEAILSHAIIRNGHYIPGSALFPTTRIHQERNGGTSVEVMCSESLDITSSYPFKGNIDVNALERAINTYHSTWIPYICIEPCNNAVGGHPMSLENMRSVAELARHYQIPIYLDACRIVDNALMIQERELGYQNTPVDEIIREFCSYAEGCTMSATKDFPTPIGGFLAVRDPKLFHRCLDYLILFGAGLSCNGKEIIARAIIDMDRVYSLVRRRINLVKKLHSTLENHQNLVQPAGGHGVFINISAEDLDIPDTHHPAQAFLYQLFKDYGIRGSLNPSSPTQIANKICLVRFAIPILGLEEQAIDKTADGISNLLTAKNTIQGLKLVDKGSGLTGFLRAQYQPMDRVSIN is encoded by the coding sequence ATGAATTTTGCTGAAAGGATGCAAGTTTTGGAACTAACAGGACATAATCTGGATATTGTTCCGGGTAAGCATATCGAACTCGATCTTCAGACTGATAGTCTTATGCACCAATCCTTGTCTGTGGTTGGTTACGAGTCGAGTCCAAAACAAGGTTCTGAGTCTGTTAATCCCGAACAAATATTTAGCAAAAACTTTGGATTTCCTTATGTTATGGCTGTTTCTCAAGGGAGATTAGCTGAGGCAATTTTAAGCCATGCTATTATCCGAAATGGTCACTATATTCCCGGGAGTGCTCTGTTTCCCACCACTAGAATTCATCAAGAACGTAATGGTGGAACATCTGTGGAAGTGATGTGTAGCGAGTCTCTAGACATAACTAGCTCATATCCTTTCAAAGGAAACATTGATGTCAACGCTCTCGAACGGGCGATTAACACTTATCATTCCACTTGGATTCCCTATATTTGCATTGAGCCTTGTAACAATGCTGTTGGTGGACATCCCATGTCTCTGGAGAATATGCGCTCGGTTGCTGAGTTAGCTCGTCATTATCAGATTCCTATATATTTGGATGCCTGTCGAATTGTCGATAATGCCTTAATGATTCAGGAGCGAGAGCTAGGATATCAAAATACTCCTGTCGATGAAATTATCCGTGAATTCTGCTCCTATGCAGAGGGTTGTACCATGAGTGCCACTAAAGATTTTCCCACTCCCATCGGCGGCTTTCTGGCAGTGCGAGACCCCAAGTTATTTCATCGTTGTCTGGATTACTTAATACTTTTTGGTGCTGGTTTAAGTTGCAATGGCAAAGAAATTATCGCCCGTGCTATAATTGACATGGATAGAGTTTATTCCTTGGTTCGCCGACGAATCAATCTTGTCAAAAAACTGCACTCTACTCTAGAAAATCACCAAAATTTGGTTCAACCGGCTGGAGGACATGGAGTATTTATTAATATCAGTGCCGAGGATTTGGACATTCCCGATACTCATCACCCAGCCCAAGCTTTTCTGTATCAACTGTTCAAAGATTATGGGATTCGCGGTTCTCTTAATCCTAGCTCTCCAACTCAGATAGCCAATAAGATCTGCTTAGTTCGTTTTGCTATACCGATTTTAGGACTAGAAGAGCAGGCGATTGATAAAACTGCTGATGGTATTTCTAATCTTTTAACAGCCAAAAATACCATTCAAGGGCTAAAGCTTGTTGACAAGGGTTCGGGTTTAACGGGATTTTTGAGAGCCCAGTATCAACCTATGGATCGAGTTAGCATTAATTAG
- a CDS encoding glutathione S-transferase C-terminal domain-containing protein, which translates to MIDLYFWPTPNGYKPLIFLEETGLPYQIKPINILRGDQFKPDFLAIAPNNRIPAIVDDAPAERNQPFALFESGSILIYLAEKTGQFLSSNLRTRHQTIQWLMWQMGGIGPMMGQANHFTRYAPEDIPYGKKRYVNEFKRLLGVMEKQLRDRDYLTEDYSIADMACYPWIAFSHLINVQLADFPKVAKWVERIAERPAVKRAYQVGEPIQGDYQMDEEARRLLFDIKPK; encoded by the coding sequence ATGATCGATCTCTATTTCTGGCCTACACCGAATGGTTATAAACCCTTAATCTTTCTTGAAGAAACTGGGCTGCCATACCAAATCAAACCTATAAATATCCTGCGAGGAGATCAATTTAAACCCGATTTTTTGGCGATCGCACCCAATAACCGCATCCCGGCGATCGTTGATGATGCCCCTGCTGAGAGAAATCAACCCTTTGCTTTGTTTGAATCGGGAAGTATTCTCATCTATCTCGCAGAGAAAACCGGTCAATTTTTATCATCGAATTTACGGACTCGCCACCAAACCATTCAATGGCTGATGTGGCAAATGGGTGGAATTGGTCCAATGATGGGACAGGCGAATCATTTTACTCGATACGCTCCAGAAGATATTCCTTATGGCAAAAAACGCTATGTCAACGAATTCAAGAGGTTGTTAGGGGTAATGGAAAAACAATTGAGGGATAGAGACTATCTGACAGAGGATTATTCGATTGCAGATATGGCTTGCTATCCTTGGATCGCCTTTTCACACCTCATTAATGTTCAGCTTGCTGATTTTCCTAAAGTTGCCAAGTGGGTCGAGCGGATTGCCGAACGTCCAGCCGTCAAACGAGCCTACCAAGTGGGTGAACCTATTCAAGGTGATTACCAAATGGATGAGGAGGCACGTCGCTTACTATTTGACATCAAGCCCAAGTGA
- a CDS encoding dienelactone hydrolase family protein, which yields MSQDLSDFEPLELTFDNETRTVFRKGQGPAVILMHEIPGIHPGVIRLANAFCDAGLSVWLPSLLGKPGKEVSVPYIATSLARACVMREFTVLATSKNSPVTSWLRLLARYAHEQCGGPGVGAMGMCLTGGFALAMMIEETVLAPVVCNPSLPFALTPARQSALGLDQDTLQQAKRRSATEDICLLGLRFTNDIFVPSERFQRLREEFGSNFLAIEIDSSVGNCHGINPIAHSVLGVHYVDQPGHPTVVAESKTVAFIRDRLMAEI from the coding sequence ATGTCACAGGATTTGTCTGATTTTGAACCGCTTGAATTGACTTTCGATAATGAAACTCGCACTGTTTTTCGCAAAGGTCAAGGGCCTGCGGTAATTCTTATGCACGAGATTCCTGGCATTCATCCTGGAGTTATTCGGTTAGCCAATGCTTTTTGTGATGCTGGTTTATCGGTTTGGTTGCCTTCCCTATTGGGTAAACCGGGTAAAGAAGTTAGTGTCCCTTACATTGCAACATCTTTAGCTCGTGCTTGTGTGATGCGCGAGTTTACTGTACTGGCAACTAGTAAAAACAGTCCTGTAACCTCTTGGCTAAGACTTTTGGCTCGATATGCTCATGAACAATGTGGAGGCCCGGGGGTGGGAGCAATGGGGATGTGTCTCACAGGAGGTTTTGCTTTGGCCATGATGATAGAAGAAACTGTGTTAGCACCAGTGGTTTGCAATCCTTCACTACCATTCGCCCTAACACCAGCTCGCCAATCGGCTCTTGGCCTTGATCAGGATACCCTCCAGCAAGCGAAAAGGAGGAGTGCCACAGAAGACATCTGCCTACTTGGTCTGCGATTTACCAATGATATCTTTGTTCCATCTGAGCGGTTTCAGAGACTCCGCGAGGAGTTCGGATCTAACTTTCTAGCCATCGAAATCGATTCGTCTGTTGGCAATTGCCACGGCATTAATCCTATAGCTCATTCAGTATTAGGTGTGCATTATGTCGATCAACCAGGTCATCCAACCGTAGTAGCAGAGTCTAAAACTGTTGCTTTCATTAGAGATCGTTTGATGGCGGAAATCTAG
- a CDS encoding carbohydrate kinase codes for MTSPQVICAGEMLFDRLSNQPGKPLEQVESWTDYPGGAPANTACALVKLGIPTAFIGCIGQDQPGDILVELLKDVGVDGTGVQRHGTAPTRIVYVVRDASGDRSFAGFGDIDTTEFADTRLQGDHLPTELFKEAKFLVLGTLELAYPDSKAAINQAVKLAQQHQVSIFIDVNWRPVFWNDAKIAIEIIQDFIQQADFLKLTDEEGEFLFGTADPKAIAQRLDKVKGVLVTAGERGCAYYLGGNEGKLPAFSVAVQDTTGAGDGFTGGIIYQLCHRDRSSLSDPTVAKDVVTYASAVGALTTLKPGAIAAQPTLAEVEAFLSGVAQKRNE; via the coding sequence ATGACAAGTCCCCAGGTGATCTGTGCTGGTGAAATGTTGTTTGACCGTTTGTCTAATCAGCCAGGAAAACCCCTAGAACAGGTGGAGTCTTGGACAGACTATCCCGGTGGCGCACCAGCGAATACTGCTTGTGCTTTAGTAAAGCTGGGTATACCCACTGCATTTATCGGTTGTATTGGTCAAGATCAGCCAGGAGACATACTGGTAGAGTTGTTAAAGGATGTTGGTGTCGATGGTACGGGAGTACAGCGTCATGGTACAGCTCCGACACGGATCGTCTATGTAGTGCGAGATGCGTCAGGCGATCGCAGTTTTGCTGGATTTGGTGATATCGATACCACAGAATTCGCTGATACACGACTTCAAGGGGATCACTTGCCTACTGAACTATTTAAGGAAGCGAAGTTTCTGGTATTGGGGACTCTGGAATTAGCCTATCCCGACAGTAAGGCAGCAATTAACCAAGCAGTTAAGTTAGCACAACAACACCAGGTCTCTATCTTTATAGATGTTAACTGGCGACCGGTCTTTTGGAATGATGCCAAGATTGCCATTGAAATCATTCAAGACTTTATCCAGCAAGCGGACTTCCTGAAACTGACTGATGAGGAGGGAGAGTTTTTGTTTGGCACTGCTGATCCAAAAGCGATCGCACAACGGTTGGATAAGGTCAAAGGGGTATTAGTCACAGCCGGGGAAAGAGGCTGCGCCTACTATCTGGGAGGAAACGAAGGTAAATTACCAGCATTTTCTGTAGCAGTCCAGGATACAACCGGTGCCGGGGATGGCTTTACTGGCGGCATTATTTATCAACTATGCCACCGTGACCGGTCCAGTCTGAGTGATCCAACCGTTGCCAAAGATGTGGTTACCTATGCCAGTGCAGTAGGCGCACTGACGACTCTCAAGCCTGGTGCGATCGCAGCTCAACCTACATTAGCTGAGGTGGAAGCATTTCTATCTGGCGTTGCTCAAAAAAGGAATGAATAG